From the genome of Leishmania infantum JPCM5 genome chromosome 4:
agagggcgcgaGAGCGCTGCGCGCGAGGTGACGctgcgtggtggtggtgaacaGGGGAGAGGTGAAAAAGTCGGTTGACCCGCCACAGTACTCGGGGGTATCGATGGCGAAGCAGGGGGCTAGGGATATGGGGTGCACCCCAGATATGTTGAGCAAGCACctagagagggagaggctcgagagtgggaggaggagagaggtgcgAGCAACGGTAGGGGCAAAACAGGAGACAAGGTTGTGCCGTGCCGCGATGCCGCCATCACGACACGTGAACTCACCACAAAGCAAACTCGCCCAAGGGCACCGCCGAGCACCGGGGCAGgcgtgcgtacgtgtgtcTTTATGACATGGCGGGAGAGACCatggggtggtggtggcggtcgAGGGGACGACGTAGAGAAGCACGCCCATCGAACTGACGTTCCTCCACACGTGGGACTTGCTCGCCCTTGTAgacgcccccttccccccgcCCCACAATCCTCAACTGGCGAGCACGCACAGGAGCAGCTAAATCGTCGCTCTTTTTCGTCTGtggttgttgctgttgtttgcCTGGAGACAGATCATCTCTCCTTGCTCGCCACACTCTCATAATGGATGGGTGTCTCTCGGCCCAGACTACGCCTGCTGCAAGTACACAGGGCCGTCCAACCAGCCCGAcagaggtgcgtgtgtgtgtgtgtgaagaaggcggcgacgacacaACAAGCAGAGAACAGAGGGTGCATGATGGGAGCGGGCGGCGACCATCCGTTACTCTCGCCAacaccgccccctccccagcAAGAAGGCATATGGCAAACAAaaacataaaaaaaaacaaagacaACGAGGAGATgaacagagagggagactcgcacacgcacgcacgcacgcacgcacgcacgcacgcacgcacgcacgcacacgagtAAAGCGCAAGCATACATTGATACCCACATAGGCACAAACATACAGAATaccagacacacacacacacacacacacacagacacatagACAGGCACCGAGACGCCACTCGACAAAAGTGGTCACAGCAAGGCAGGGggcgtgcatgtgtctgtGGATGCGTGAAGGAAGGCGGGCGGATGGGGAGAGATGGtgagagtgagggagaggacaTGATGAGAGgtgtgggagaggggaggggaggggggaggaagagggtaCGAGGAGACGCACGGAGTGGTGCTCATCAAGGCACGTGCATACGCACAGTCAAAGTCCAACAAAACAAGAGGAGTcgccaacaacaacacgaGCACCTAGGATGAAGGGTGGGGCGGGGTAGGTgacacagcgagagagagcgggggtACAGCCACGAAATGAGGCAAGATATCAAGCAGAGCACATTCATGACATGCATGCAAGGTGCGCAAGGGTCGTAGATACTTGATGAAGCCTTCTCCGTTGTTTTCGTTTGCTCGTGGAGCGCATAGAGAGCGTGCACCTAAGTTCAGTGGTACTGTGCGCACCCTGTTGCATCTGTGTCTATCCGTGAtggcgtgcacgtgtgcccTTCGCTCCGTGCGTTTCACGCCGACCTTCGATTACTTCAAAGGGCGATCGCGGCAGTCATGTTGCCGTCGGAGGGTGAgacacacaccgacacacacacacacacatatgtatacatatgtatatatatagagaCAACACCAACGCATGTCCACTTCGACACACGACTGtcgaagggggagagagaggagagagagggacacaAATAATAACAGGACACGCGCAAGAGAAACAACGACAACGGGGGACAACACAGAATGTGGTGACTATGAAAACCTGAAGAATAATCAGAATCACTGCTACTGCTCTAGCAAGGGTGATGCATGAGGTGGCTTGgtggagtgggaggggggaggcggagaggcacAGGTATGGGGTTGTGTATGTacgtatgtatgtgtgcgtgtgaggtggtggcgctggtgcgggCAAGCGATGACGGCAACATCCACCAACCCACCCCCATCTACTCCCATCCCCCAAAGCAGACGTGCACACATACCGAAGCACTCCACAGAAGCAGACGCAAGTGGCGCACTGTtccgtctgcgtgtgctcgaCGTGCCTGTGAGTTTGAAATCTGTAATTAGTAGATACACTGGTATAGCACGAAAAAAATTGAATAGGTGCGGCGACATGTGTGCTACACGACATTCTAGGCGAACCCCACCAATCCTTCACCTCAGCCGTTTCTCCTGCTGACCACCGTCAGTTGAAGGCTGacgagaggcagcggcgtgggtgggtgggggagagTGGTAAGGGTTGAGGTGGGTGTTGGTAGTGAGGGGTGGGtctggggggagggggggagggacaAGAGCAGTGCCACGTCGACTTGTTTCTGTCCAagtacacacagacagacgtgCAGAAAAACacagatggagagagaggtggggcATGGACGGATGAGCTGGAGTTCAGCAACGGGCGAATCGAAGCAAACCCACGCGTACAAAGagcagaggtggtggtggttggaaacaacaacaacggcaagcAAGAGAGACACGAAAACACGCACGGCACGCCAATCAGCACCgttgacacacacacacacacccatgTATACACATATACAAAAAGCCTAAGATGTGTACACAGAATGTACAttgaatatatatatatattagaTACATATGCACAgatacatatatacacatatacacacatatatacacacatatatacatatatacatatatatatgtatgtgtgtatatatgtatctaatatatatatgtatatacatatatacatatatatatatatgtgtgtatatgcgTATGGACAAACCGGCACCGGCATACGTGAAACCAAAACgtgaacaacaacaaagagagCGACGCAGCTTCGAGAAGGAAAGTCGCTACGCGATcgggaggagatggagagggggagggggagggcagaaaAGGACCGGTGCAGCACTCCTCGAGCGACCGCACGAGAGGGCAAGTACCCCCCGCTCCTTCTTTCGGTATCATCTGCGACAGTGGGGCTGCAAGCGATGAGGGATGCGTGTGTTGGTGTGCAGGGGTGCTGTGGTGGAACgcaagagacacacacacacacacacacacacacgcccccaTATGCTCACAGATTTGTTTGGATGGACTCCTCCGCTGTCAAACAACTGGAAAAGAAGAGATGGGAGCCcagggaagagagcgagagagacaggtAGAGAGAGGATGCGGGCGGGCGTGTGGGTGCCTGAGGAAGCGAGCGGCACCGGAAGCCGTGATGTGCTTCCGGAGAAAAGAGTCGCACTCACTCCCTCTCAAACACCAacaccctccctctttccctccctcctcgtccctcTTCCAACGGCGCCATACCTGGCATCACTTTGGCCATGTCGCGTCGGCCACCTCATTTTATCGAACATCACCGAACGCAACCGACGTTGACAAGGACACGACGGCTGTGCTGAAGCTCATCGCAttctcgcacacacgcaccctctttcctcgtctctctctctctcacgcatcCCTAACGCACAGCCATAGGGAAAatgtttctttttgttgAGAAGAGGCCTGAGGCGATCTCAGTAGATGGCCGTGCCGGCCTTCTCCTGCGCATAGCCGCAGTTGCTCTCCTTGGTCTGGAAGtacagctcctcctcgtgcggCTCCACGTCGTCCGTCGGGAACTTCGGAAAGTTCTCAAAGACGGCGTTGCCCTCGCCTATCTTGCACATGACCACGACGATGTTATCACCGATCTCCTCATCCGCCTCGAAACCGATGGTCACGGCAATCTCCTTCGCTTTCACGCTTGGCGCGTTCCGGAAGAGGTGGACGTAGTCGTTGACGTAGTAGATCGGATGCACAAAATCGCGCATGtcctcgcctccgccgttgccgttgccGACTGTCTCGTCGCCCTCCATGAGGCGCGGAATGAGCAGGTACGGCGCGGCACTCGGCTCCAGGTGGCACGTCATGGCAATCTCGCGCGCCTGCAGGAACAGCCACGCGTTGTCCGACGGCTGCGTCATGTTAGTCGAGGAGTTCTGCACGACCTGGTACACGTCCGTCTCTTTGGGCACCGGCGCGGCAAGCGACAGCATCACGGGTGGGTAGTCTATGTTGTTCGGGTCGGACTCGGCCGCACCTGCCTCGTCGACGTGCATGCCGCGGTGGTCCATGTTCGACAAGATGAACGTGACGTCCATCGGCGCCTTCACCGACACCTGAAAGACGGCGCCGGGCTTGCAGTCGGCGAAGGTAATGGGCACGCGCGCGtcgtgcgctgccggcgcacgGAAAAGTACACCACCGCCGATGAAATACTTGAGCGCATCCTCGAAGGTCATCCAGACGATGCTAGTGTCGCCCTTGTGCTTGCTGAAGCCGCACGCGGTGGCGATATCGCGGTGCTGTTGCCACTCCAGGGCATCCCACGCCCACGCCCTCGTCcatccgctgccgtgcacccACGGGTTGCGCAGGCATATCAGGCGGATCTGACCCTTTTGGAACTCCTTCACGTCCAGCACGGAGTAGGCGTGGCCGGGCAGGAAGCCGGTACCGGCGaacgcctcctccatctcggGCTGGTCGGAGAAGTCCGGCGAGCTCTGCGCATCCGCCGGAATCGCCGGCGCCTTGCCGGGCGTCGTGAGGATGGCCTGGTAGCCCTTCCTTTGCCACTGGATCATCTGCGACTCCAGGTCGCGGCCGTTGTGCACGGCCGCCTTGGCGACCATTTCGTCGATGCGCATGGCCGGGAATCCCGTCATGTCTGTCAGTGCGTGCATCGGATCACCGGACTGGATCATAGCGTAGCTGCCGTGCATCTTGGCAAACGCCTTCTCGAGAACTGCCGGCCACAGCTCGCACAGGTCGCGGCTGTGAGCGAAGGCCGGCGCGCCGGCGATGACAGGAAAGTAGTCGTCCACAAGGATACTGCGCCAGAGACCGTTCTTGTTGAAGGACACGCGGTACGCACCGATAGCGCGCTCGCACCGCGCCGAATCGGCGCCCTTCGGGTGCCGGAACATCTGCATGACCACTGTCGGGTCCTCGGCCTGCGTGGCTACCGCGCACATGAGCCAGCAGTCACCCAGCTCGCCCTGCTCGACCTCGCCGGGGCAGATGCGGTTGCGGAAGAGTCGAATTTGGTCGTGCAGCTCCGGCTTCACGTACATGCGTGGCCGGCCCCACGGCAGCCGCTTGAACGGCTTCGCCGCCCCAGACTCGATGGACGACTGCACAGGCGGGAAGGAGAGGTCGACAAAGGGTAGGCCGTTCTCCAGGCAGATCTGCAGAATGCGCTCCGCATCCGTCTCGTcgccggcgatggcgcggatGGCGTCCATCTCCACCTGCACAACCTGCTGATTCTGTGCCTCGCTGCGAGCTTGGAAGTACtcctgcgacagcggcagcgcgctcaGCTTGCTCGAGAAGCCGTTCACGAAGCCCTTGATGAAGGGCTCCGTCTCGCCAGGGTAGACGGTCAACTCCATCACGTACTCGCCCGTGCTTTCATCACGCGTCATCTTCGTGTTTTCGAGCGGCGTGATCTTGCTGTGCTTGCCAAACGTGCACACAACGTGCACTTCGAAGGAACGGCTGTCGTTGTAGAAGGCCCACGTCTTGTTCGGTCGGTCAACGATGCGGTAGAGCAACCCGGGCTCCTCGAAGCAGTTCGTCACCTCGCCCCTGATGTCAGGCTCGCCGTTCACGAACCGTACCtttggcgcagcagcaccaccggtAGCCGCAGGGGTTTCCGGGCTCTCGTACACGGGCTTCTGAGCGGTGCCAATGTCGAACTCGTCCTCCGGGTCTTCCTCGGGCACCTGCAGGTTCACTGGCACCCACTCCCGTGGCGGCTTCGTCGCTGTCTTGCGTGGCTTCATGAAGGCATTCGTtaccggcggcggcggcccggcCGGCTCTTCCTCAGGGTACCGCGAACCGGCGTGCATCACGGCATCATCTGTGGGCAGGCCGCGGTCGTCGTGCCCAAGAGGCTGCTCTTTCGCTTCAGCAAAGCCGTGAACATCCTCGGCAGCGATCGGCTTCTCCGCTGCGTCGAACTCGACAGAGTCGGAGAAGAGGCTGTCGTTGCTGATCACATCCGCCTCCGTCGGTGGGTACGACATGGCTGCGGAGCTAATGATGTGAAGaaggtgtgtatgtgcgtgtgtgttgaggggaggggggagataGGAGGCGCTGAAAAGGCacctgcgtgcgcgggtTTCTACGTTCGCTCGCTTCGTTCCCCTTCGCTTGTACTCGTCGCTTGATGTGCGGCTCTTCGCGTCTGCGCGTCCGTGTGCGAGAGCGGAAGAGGGGTGGGCTGCGGGAGAggggcggtgtgtgtgtgtgtgtgtgtgtggcgtggGAAGAGGatgaagggggggggggcggatgAGGTGATGAGACTGCCGATATGTTGTTTGTAtgtgtatttgtgtgtgtgcgtgtttagGAGCGCGCAGGGGAGACAGAGGCTGAGGTAGATGGAACGTAAGCGGTGCGTCGCGTGAGGGCGAGGAGCAGGTCTGCGCCCACCTGCACAGGCCGCACGGGAGAATATCAGAACACAACGAGAACACAACGAACGGAAAGCAAGGAGCTCCCCATAAGGGCAAGCACACCAGACGCGGTGCTCGCatggcgcgtgtgcgttgtgGCCGAGAAAAGGCTGTCGCTGCCAGCACGCCGGcacgcgcctcctctccgcaTCCGCCGCGACTTCCTCCGtacctttttgttttccgttGGCGAGCGGGGCGCTGACACATCCATGCGAATCGCGGAGGCGGATGGTGGCGCGGGAGAGCGACATGTAGGGCTACCATGCATCGGTACTGAATTCGATGTTGTTTCCTCCAGTGCACGCGTGCCGTGCTGGCGACGCGTTCGCACGCAGCTATCCGGACAtgcccacgcacgcatgcccAAGCACACATGGAACTGAGCACCAGGGAACGATCAATGAAGGGAGGACAACGAATCGCGAAGCGGAGAGGAgccggagggggagggggcaatAACGCCCATCAGCACCCTTTAAAACTTTTTGTTTCCGTCaaccaccctctccctctcttctcgcgGGTTTCACGAGTGGGGCGGCATACCGTCAGGCGAACGGTGGAGAGCGCGATGGCGCGCTTGTCTGGGGTGCCTCCATCCCTCTACACGCGTGGACTCGATCGACAAGATCGTGCCCGTGGAAGTCATGTCAAGGATAGGTGCTGATGCGGAATGCTGACCATGGCGCGGCGGATTCGACTCGGTTTTTTGttctccgcctcgccgtctgGGCGCCGTGGTcatccgcgtcggcgccgccgccgcccctccaATGtcttcgtcgctgtcgctgtgcgGGAtgctcccttccctctttcttcgtAAAAGGACTGCCATCGGCAGCAACGGAGAGAGATACAACCGTCCTCGTCTTGGGCCGCGAGGGGCGCCGCATGTGGGGTgcccgtcgccgccgtcttgACCACCACCTCCGGACCACTCGTCGTCCTAGCCGCTTCGCCGTCGTTGCCATCCCAAACTGAAAGACGACCCGTCGAGGTACTTGCGGATCAGCGCATCCTCCCCTCACACTGCTGCAGTGGTCTGCCGCGACACAGGGGAGGGAAGAACACGTCCACTTACGGCACACCGCTAAGCAGTATTCAGGCGAAGAGCAAGAGTGGCAACCCCCGTCTCAAAAGACCGGCTCGTGGGGATGGAGACAAACTTCGCCTTGACCAGCGCGAGCCAGCCAACGGTGCTCACGGTCGGAATGATCTAGATAACAACGATCCATCGCATGATGATACGCATCAACGAGCTGCGGGAGATGAGGGGGGTGGGTCCGAGTTGATAGCACACCGACGTGATTGTGCTGGGGCCGGCCACCCGGAAGCTGCCCTCCCTCGGCACCTTGCAGTAGCAGCCGAACAGCGCCATGAAGTGCGCCACGTCCTCGGCAATGTACACGACGGCCTCCATGGCGTCCGCGTCCCAGAGGCTGGCACGGGGATCGCTTACCGGAACAACCCGCGCGGGTTCATGGCAATCATGTACGTGAG
Proteins encoded in this window:
- a CDS encoding putative calpain-like cysteine peptidase, coding for MSYPPTEADVISNDSLFSDSVEFDAAEKPIAAEDVHGFAEAKEQPLGHDDRGLPTDDAVMHAGSRYPEEEPAGPPPPVTNAFMKPRKTATKPPREWVPVNLQVPEEDPEDEFDIGTAQKPVYESPETPAATGGAAAPKVRFVNGEPDIRGEVTNCFEEPGLLYRIVDRPNKTWAFYNDSRSFEVHVVCTFGKHSKITPLENTKMTRDESTGEYVMELTVYPGETEPFIKGFVNGFSSKLSALPLSQEYFQARSEAQNQQVVQVEMDAIRAIAGDETDAERILQICLENGLPFVDLSFPPVQSSIESGAAKPFKRLPWGRPRMYVKPELHDQIRLFRNRICPGEVEQGELGDCWLMCAVATQAEDPTVVMQMFRHPKGADSARCERAIGAYRVSFNKNGLWRSILVDDYFPVIAGAPAFAHSRDLCELWPAVLEKAFAKMHGSYAMIQSGDPMHALTDMTGFPAMRIDEMVAKAAVHNGRDLESQMIQWQRKGYQAILTTPGKAPAIPADAQSSPDFSDQPEMEEAFAGTGFLPGHAYSVLDVKEFQKGQIRLICLRNPWVHGSGWTRAWAWDALEWQQHRDIATACGFSKHKGDTSIVWMTFEDALKYFIGGGVLFRAPAAHDARVPITFADCKPGAVFQVSVKAPMDVTFILSNMDHRGMHVDEAGAAESDPNNIDYPPVMLSLAAPVPKETDVYQVVQNSSTNMTQPSDNAWLFLQAREIAMTCHLEPSAAPYLLIPRLMEGDETVGNGNGGGEDMRDFVHPIYYVNDYVHLFRNAPSVKAKEIAVTIGFEADEEIGDNIVVVMCKIGEGNAVFENFPKFPTDDVEPHEEELYFQTKESNCGYAQEKAGTAIY